In the genome of Stomoxys calcitrans chromosome 4, idStoCalc2.1, whole genome shotgun sequence, the window ttttattcttttcaaACATTTTCACTCACATCATTTGCAATTATGTAGATTTATCTTATTTAATTAATGATTTTCACTTTACACACTTGATTGCTatcattttaaaactttttccatttcaatttttttttcggtggtgTGGCCCCAATGTTGTTAGAGTTGCGGTTTAATTACTACTGGTCACTGACTGACAGTTTGTTGTCATACACAAGTAGTCATACCTGGCCCCATCTGTTTTGCGACATAGCGCTAGtgtgagagagggagagagagagacgaGGACAGAGAATATTTGTATGTGCTTATGTTGGTTATTCAACTCAATGATCACTGATGGTGAataggtatttgggggtaatgGTAGTTAATGTTAGAGTTGCCAGTATTCAAATTAAATCAAGTCTTTAGCGAAAGATTTAAATTGATTGAAGAACAGTGTGTATAttggttttaaataaaaaagacaaattaattaattaaggtATCTTTGAAAGAAACgtccgtattcacaaaacttaaagcaGCTTTAAAgtgggtttatttgacagttatacaaaggaaatctgtcaaaaaaaTCGACCTTAAAGCTGTATTCAGTTTTGTGAGTATTTCCTTGTCGAAATGTGCCAGTTAAAAATCTATAATTTTTGGCCTCTCTCACTTCTAACCAATTAATCCTAGATGGGATTAATTGGTGCAAAAGGTGTTTATCCGGTATCTAGATATTTACCTGAAAGCTAGatctttttttctaatttattaTTCTTCTAAaagcgataggagaatggaagAAGgaaaggagcaggtcataccgaAACCTGGATGAAATGTAAGATGTTTCGTATCGGATACCTGGAGGACACTTGAGACCGAGTGTTCATGcaacacggatagatcaaagctagatgacAGAGTGGGCTTGAGAGTCTACATTGacaatccagggactgagatctgcctGTCCGCCTACAGGACGGAGATAGGGcgaacctaacctaaataaaaTACGCGTAAGTTGAATAATGAGCTGAATGTGATAGAAGATGGAGaaacgattccgaccatcaagtgtcccaaaatacttgatgtcacatttgacagttctaacacattctccccacattcCACTGCCATTTCATAGATTCAGTCGTAGAAACAAGATCCTTACGTTGCTGACAAAGAAATCTTGTTGACCATATACTAAGCTATCGGCCGGTCTGAGGTAAGTTATGTCGTCTCGTCAAATATGTGAcaggcagtggaataatattaagAGCTGCCCTTCGAAATGCAATCGGCTATCTCTTCAGTTCCCACGTGAACCACCTCTATCAGGAGACAAATGAAAGATTCAGCGATACAAGAGAAAACTTCTAGATCAATCGGCATATGAAGCAGGTTTgggcaacattcatgcagatacgATAGAATATGCGGTGAATAGCAACTGGAAGAAAGTGATTCTTGGAGAACGATCGCCGCACATTGCAcgtgaagaaattgacctcccacgacaaatcagagtagttctggctcaattacgttccggcaaatgcagccgcctcaactcctacagagcaaggattgatgccaacgtgcggatgtgtgtcccgattgggGCCTATACGACACTCGTCACATGTTTAATTGCCTAGCCAGATCTACTCGACTCAGACACCGATCCCTCTGGACACATCCCACCTTAAGTTGCTATCAGACGATATGTATTTGTCATATGAGATGTACCTTTCTGTATCCATATAACTTTCACTATGTATATAAAATGcgaatagagcgcgctctaatcggcatgtatttGTCATAAgtattgtactttttttatTCACATGTGTCTGCTATTATGTTCGATGAAAATAGAGCTcgctttaatcgaaaataatctcatatatattttccacaTCGGTTTTTCACATGAAAtgtttcatatatgtatatcagacGATGTGAATAACTTTTAATTTGACATGTTATATGACAAATACGTATCGGCTCATAGCAGCTTTAGTTGCAGATCTGGATATTCAGCTGTCGGAATTGTTGCGAAAAACTGTAACAATATAtcataatgttttttttaaacacaaTTACTAACTCAATCTTACATTCGTATTACGCTATGATTGTttttaaatgctccttttaagcCATTAGCGTAAAAAagacatttatttatttcacacCTATCAAGCTTATACGGTTTTACATTAATTTTGAAGTTGTTCGCGTGAAAAGCataatgctgtcaaactccacaAAAAAATCGGTGAGAGGTTGGAGAAAAATAGGCGAAAAGgcggtaaaaaaatatattggcaTCACTTATGTAGGTTTATTTAATTGGTTTTAATGgttctttttttcttattgttatttttacctatatgcaaaaatttattaaacaaaGAATGCCGACTATTATTATTAATGCCCAAAtgagtaaatattgggttgcccaaaaagtaattgcggatttttcctatagtcggcgttgacaaattttcacagcttgtgactccgtaattgcatcctttcttctgtcagttatcagctgttacttttagcttgctttagaaaaaaagtgtaaaaaaagtatatttgattaaagttcattctaagttttattaaaaatgcatttactttcttttaaaaaatccgcaattacttattgggcaacccaatacctacGCATTGGGTGGGAATCTATCCGATTGAACCCCATCTCTATTCACGTGTTAACGCCCCTTTATAAATTCAACTCAATTAATTGAACCTAATCATGGCGCTGGCAACCATGCCATGCAAATTCATACTGCACAAATGAATCAACGCTGCCACCGCAGTTTTTTTATCTGGCAGATGGGTGCCGGTTAGTGACTTATCGTCCCGATAAATACAGATGtgttttgtttaccgattgctgCATCATATAACGATGTGTTCGCGTACttatccagtaacaatttgcgGGGGTAAAAAACATCTAGGAGAAATTTGCAACCTCTCATTTATAAACTCTACAAATGTTCTCCGCTCTCACATTCTCTTTTGCAAAAAATGAACGACTTTTATACGAGAAAGCCGCCCTGGgccttttttttttacttaaaagtCGACTATTTGATATTTTGTATCCACCAAAAgtcgactttgaattttttacacaaaaagtcgattaatcgatAAGTCGAAATCGATTTTTAGATCCGTATGCCTCGCACAAAAATGCCGtagatataatttttattgacaACCATCAACAGAAGCTGGGAATATTTTTCGCCAATTCTAAATTAAACAATACAAATTAAGAAATCAATTGGTAAATAATAAGTAATACAGTTACGACTATAACTGTAGTACGAAGAGGAGTTTGTATTGGTGTAAGCTGCAGTAGAAAATTGATAAATTCAAGCAAAAGAAAATActagaagaaaaacatttgcgGCCTATTGAATAGAGAGAGAGTGATTGACCGACATTGCACACATTTGGACGCTGTAGAACGTAATCGAGGAAGTGCTAGGGAGCGGGAAGAACAACTGCATAAAACATGTCTCATACCATATTACTTGTACAACCGGGAACACGGCCCGAAACACGCACCTACAGTGACTACGATAGTGTGAATGACTGCATGGAAGGCGTGTGCCGCATCTACGAAGAACACCTGAAACGCATCAACCCCAATACACCCACCATCACCTACGACATAAGTCAATTGTTTGACTTCCTAGACCAATTAGCCGACATAAGCTGTCTGGTGTATCAGAAGTCAACCAACACCTATGCTCCATACAACAAGGAATGGATTAAGGAAAAGATCTATGTGCTACTGAGACAGGCTGCCGGCAGCACAGACTGATAGGAGGAATGTGGGCGAGGTAAACGGCAGGCAGTAGTGTAATGTGTAATCCTCAGCTACTGCAATTAGTCTATGATACCACACAAACACAACATCTTCGCTATAAGAAGTATAGAAGCATCCGCTATTCAGTTCATTTCGATCTGAATGCATGTACTATGTATTCTTGTATTCATAGGATTATTCgattttctttacttttttttcgtttACAATCCATAAAATAATCTGaatattttcttttagtttTCATTTACATTTCTCCCCTAAACTAAATCTTTTTGTAAATGACTTCATACTGCGATTGTGGAAAATCGTGTGTGTTAAATGCCCTcctaataataatataaatctAACGAAAGAAACATAATAGCAATCCGATTATTTACATTATATTGGTCATAATATTCCCCCCACCCAATTTGCTGTTATACAACAAATGAGCTTGAATTGAAACACCACACTATCCGATAATACTACAGTGAAAGTCAACCCATCTATCATGCATCAACTACTGACAGGAAGAGCAATGGCTGCCCTGTCTCAGTCACTTCTGaagaacaaatttgaatttAGTTTCTTCTCTCTTTCCCTACCCCCCCTTTTTCGCTTCAactactttttttgtttgttcctgatcgaaaagaaaaaaaaaactaaaatgattAGTTTTTAAGGCATTcaataaataattttgtaaGTGTATTAAAggatataaataaattaaactaTTTACTAATTCATGGTGATGTAAGTCATTCCTTAAAAGGTTAATACCTTTTGCATTTTAATGGATTTGTTACATTCGATCCATGCATTTGGTAAGTACGTTTTGAACCTTTCTCAGTATGACGCAAATAATTAATATAACTTTCTCAAAAGAATAGATGATATACAGCAATGTAAATATCAACAGTTTGGTTAGCGAACACAAGCGGATCTTATGGCTAGAACACTTGGGGTACAGCAACTTAAGTGCCAGTATTGGTAATCTGCGATCTACTGTCAAGTCACTCTGGAAACCTGGGAAAAGGGACGATAGGACCTCCGTGACTGAGCCAGGTTCTTTAGCCGTGAATTTATGGAACACCCCGAAGAGTGATGGAGCGAGAAGGTGTGTCATTCGTCCCATACGTGGTCCTTGAGGCGATGAATAGCCAACATAATAGGCACCACACAGGAACATTGAGTTGcggtctgtgtggtgttcattgctgtcacgagaagcttagctacgagataccgggcgcgtccacaggttgcggataatgaaatgctccatacggcaCCGGCTATTgcccaaatactgagtgcctatgatgatcgatatgacaaataaaaataaccaatggcccgcggcgatcggtcctttggtccGGAACGATCTTGCTCATCTACAGAAGCTTAACGAGGATCGCCTcgtccacatgaaaatgtggctacaacaacaacgccgtcaagactcaaaaacagaacaaaatctCTACATTGAAATGGATGCAGTGATTCCGATGTTTGTtgctgactacaaagccgccttcgatacttctttacgttcaaagatatttcaagccatgtctgagtttggtatccctgcaaaattaataagactctgcaggatgacactgcgttcctcagtaagaataggaaagaatctctcggaaccatttaataccaaacgaggtttcagacaagaagacagcctatacgaaatgcagatgtgaatatatatggcacactaatcacaggagaacacatgctactcgcctattccgacgacatcgatatcatggattggtcaccggaagtagtaactgcaacctTTGAAAGAGTCGGAAGAGattcaatgaaaatgggtctggctgtaaattGAGATAAGAcgattgaaaccatccattcaactcccaaaaagctttgcacaaccgagcagataaagaaaatggggaaagttggtaaccacaactttgagacaatgagtaactttatctatctcggcaccgccgtaaccgaaacgaatgacaccagttttgagataaagcgaagaataatactggctactacagatgctactttggactaagtaggcagtttagaaacaagaccacctctcgacagacaaagattacactatacaagacactgatactacccgtgctgttatatgattctgaagcatgggtacttgtgaaagcagatgaggcagtgcttggagtatttgagagaaagatttttcgtaaaatatatggaccagtttgcgttaacggagaatataggcgacgtatgaaccacgagctgtatgagctttgTGATGACAATAgtatagttaaacgcatcaaaatacaacggctgtgaagcacgagctgtatgacgacgatagcatagttacacgcatcaaaatacaacggctgcgttggctaggtcatgttgtcagaatggatgaagaagctccagcaaagaagtcttttgaaggcaaatacgggggtacacgcaaaccgtgaagaccaaaagcccgatggaaagatcaagtggtgggagacacctcgaaacttggtgtcagagattttagaatgagcgcagaagatcgaggctcttggaacgccattctacgttcggttagtggaatagccaattgaagtaaagtaaagtaaggttcCGATGTTTAAGCCAGGAAAAATTGGAAAGAAGTTCACACAGACCAatttcccttctctcaccaataCCTAAGATGCTTGAAGCACTACTCTtgtgttggagaatttccaagAGCTAAAAATTagaatacaaatgcaaatttgcccatgaactttccattaaggggcaaaattttcacatatctttgagtgcagtccaattcaattttaagctcaatgataaggggcctcatttttacagctaagtccgaacggcatgacgcagtgcgacaccactttggggagaagtttttacatggcatagtaccttacattaggaagggataaccccACTgagattttttctgattttatcgtcaggatttgaacccaagcgttctatgtcataggcgcacatgcttacctctgcgctgcggtggcctccaacatatcGTAAATTGCATGGCAAGGTGACTGCTATGCACTGTGAGGTCACAACAAGTTTGggtaatcccatggcagccggttgtacgtaccatattgacccgatggaatccttcggtcgtctcagtgtacaacacactccTACAACAATAAGGTCAGGTCAAACCGTCGCTATTAACTTATCCAAGTCTTTTGGAGATCCTCGCCAAACTCCTATAGGCGAGCaacctcgttccggtccatTGGTCATTTAAAGGCTCTaaaaactcgccttgccatatcgacCATCTTAGACACTCTGTATTTATGTAAGAGTGGGTGCCGctcggtctctcactgagactctcgatTCGATACCACTGATTTTCCGCGACTGCAGGTAAAACTACCCCGTATACCTACGGAACAACCTGTAGATACGCccagtagctctcagctgaacttttcatgataacgatgaacaccacacatatcCGAGCTCAAAGTTGCAACCTGTGGTTCCCATAGTTTTCCCATGCCGCACAGCAACAAGTCGTTCAAGGTGCTGGAaatttatgttgttgttttgttgtagcagtgtgttatacactgaggcggcagaccttgctgatgaaagactccatcgggccaatctgGTACGTTCAacctgctgccatgggattgactggGAATTTATACTCTGATGTTGTAGAACCTGGAATATAGTACCTGGCCAAGGTACCTGGAAACTGGCAGACAAATCCCTCTACTAAAGCCGAGAAAGCATTCAAACAATGGCGAATCTAACACCCTACTTCCTTTTTCCGCCAGTAGCTAAGACGCCTGAGACACTATGCCTTCCAAGCGATGTTTGGGATTTTCTCTGAgctgagcatcagcatggatttcgtaaaTTACATAGTACGACGAATGCTATGCAGGTTATCACTTCAACATACCACACTTTTTGAGAACATCACTTGCACTTGCCTCAGGCCGGGCTTCATACTttgcgaatcgtttgtgtggtCGTAGGCCCTTAGAGTGAAACAGGAGAACTTCCACAAAGTGGGTTGATTTCTCAGCCACTGTTTAACACCAAGCTATCCTCCATTCCAGACAGGATCGAGATCAACCATATGTTGATGTTATCTGTGATAAGTTAAACGTCAACCTTATTGGTTGACTGCAAAAAAATTGAACAGAGCTGCATCAAATGTTGTGCCACATAGTTCATTACATAGACAGCGGTGGTACCTCGGCAGAAGTACCTATTCCAACCATTAACTAAAGGACACAATTACATTGTGTCTATGCAGTATAACcgagctgttatcgcagagacaatGCTAATTAGTATTTTGGGTTTAGGCATCCACCGCACTGAGGTTGTAAATACACGATTTACagcgagaggttcagcgctacaacaGAGGACTGTGGATCAAGCAGCATATCAGTAGAGTTTAAAtagcattcatgcagacacggtatcGGAAGCGACCAACCGCCATGGCAAACCAGGTAGTTCGTGCTCAAGTAATATAGCAGATGTAATCACCACGATATCTATTGGGCCAGGATGGGTACCAACGAATTGATGTTGTGTTCCGCTTGTAAACAGGAATCACACGACACCAGTTGctgttgtagtagccacattttcgCATATGAAGATCTTTTTTTTCTACTATTGTCTAGGTTGGAGAGACTCTCAATAGGCTCTTATACTGCCAGGATATCCAGATAGATAATTCTTATTCTGTTTGATGCGTCAGTTAATCCATTGAGTGTGGCTGAATATGCTTTTTCATTAACAAAGGCCACGTAGCCCACAAATATCAAGTTaatcaaaaaatgtggctaTACTCGGCGCTTTAAAAATACATCAAatcatgtacaaaattccaaTCGCGCCAAGTCGATGATGAACGACTACAATAAAACGATCAAACTGCGTTCGTGACTGCTCCAAACAAAATCTAAATGGGCAGTGGTGAAGATTTGAGAAAAATTCCTTTGctattagaaaattttgttgcattctatctttcgtctgcttgagtatgttgaatatccagattcaggaactctgcgactaagaaggggagcgtccacagggatctgagcctgagtcgagtgggtctggttaggtagttaaacaggtgactgTGTCGTGTGGTTTccggtcacaatcgggacactaatcctgcacgttggcatcaatccctgctctgtaggagttgaggcggctgcctctgccggaacgtaattgagccagaactactctggtttgccgggggaggtaaatttcttcaggtgcaatgggagacgatcgttctccaaggactacattcacccggtagctatttaccgcatctgctaccatgtctgcatgaatttTGTCTAGATCTGCTTGATATGTCGCTTGATCTAgaagttctctcttgtagcaatGAACCTCACGCTTTAGATCATGTAAATCAAACTTAAGGCTTCTGTGCGGTGGATATCTATACACAagttgatgatttggatggtccctgcgaCAACAGCCCAgtaggtattgcttagacagtatGTAGTTACGTCTACGCACGGGTAGATCTTTGTCTTCTAAtagaggtggtccacgtgagaactgagtaGACGGTATCTCGTAGTTCGAAGAGcgacattctgacagatctgaatatttttCCACTGCGTATCACAGAGCTGAAGAGATCActttggcgctgcataacttaccacagatcggccaattgctttgtagcGAAGCAagcggcaagttcgttgagataGTCGTGTGATCTATCGCAGATgttatcaatgggtggggggctgatgccatgatcgtacaatcatccgcatatgatacgatctccatGCCGCctgggggtggaatggaggataggtagaggctAAAGTTGAAAAGAGTGTACGGATAATAATCCATACCATACCACTATGGATGTACACCTAAGCCACTAGTCGCATTGTTGTGCGTTAAATACTGAAatgtaacttcgaaaaagaaaatttaagttaggaattccatgctacttacaaaatcctaaattgttttccatggctcgcccctaaattggttaatgtctggtattatgtccctacctaagtgccggtgcctGTTAGCCGCGCAAGCCGGTCAATGAcatatgctccaacgtctcatcatccttcccacaagccctacacatgctatcacttgccgcaccaatttcgCATatgtgagcttgtagtcctgtgtgtcccgttatgataacaataactatactgaccttcttacttcctttcagcaaaaGCCTCGTCTTGTCATAATCCCGATATAATACTATGtgggattttcgtcgtcctatcgaccgttttgCTTTTCCACATTGCGTACGATTTTTTCTCGCGACGTGCACTTTCTGTCAACAAgttttgtgttgtgttgtgttatagttaagaactatcgcacacacacaaacaacgaaaaatggcgcgaactagcaTACTTAAAACCAGAGTTGCCCTagtcactgattttgacagctagtgcactcaatattttgttgttgggcaactccCACTATCTGTGAAAGAATATAGCTtggtgttacatgcgcgttcgcccccaactcggactgcgtcgccccgaactgcttttgacggcagtcctttggccttcaccgccaaaaaatcaaaaagccGGGTCTAAAACGAACTGATCATCCTATTAAATGTAGTGCTAAGGATGTTCACTCTGTTAACAGCTTTTGTATTTGATGAACAATAAATacatattataccctccaccataagatggggggtatactaatttcgtcattctgtttgtaactactcgaaatattcgtctgagaccccataaagtatatatattcttgatcgtcgcgacatgttatgtcgatctagccatgtccgtccgtctgtccgtccgtccgtccgtccgtctgtctgtcgaaagcacgctaacttccgaaggagtaaagctaggcgcttgaaattttgcacaaatacttcttattagtgtaggtcggttggtattgtaaatgggccatatcggttcatgttttgatatagctgccatataaaccgatctagggtcttgacttcttgagcctctagagtgcgcaattcttatccgattggaatgaaattttgaatgacgtgttttcttatgatatccaacaactgtgccaagtatggttcaaatcggttcataacctgatatagctgccatataaaccgatcttgggtcttgacttcttgagcctctagcgtgcgcaattcttatccgatcagaatgaaattttgcacgacgtgttttgttatg includes:
- the LOC106088643 gene encoding enhancer of rudimentary homolog, whose translation is MSHTILLVQPGTRPETRTYSDYDSVNDCMEGVCRIYEEHLKRINPNTPTITYDISQLFDFLDQLADISCLVYQKSTNTYAPYNKEWIKEKIYVLLRQAAGSTD